In Trichoderma atroviride chromosome 2, complete sequence, one DNA window encodes the following:
- a CDS encoding uncharacterized protein (EggNog:ENOG41~TransMembrane:6 (i21-44o74-97i118-139o209-228i294-316o322-340i)): protein MRSYQQITRSGPNAKMGLPSIRLITSYIFDWIILVVVTAAGYVLGRITPNKRPFSLVDPDISFPFTVHETVPDWLLFVLSSGVPAVVIIIVSIIFVPGATVPKNTPASLVWKRKLWELHIGLLGLLMSVGAGFFFVSGIKNMCGKPRPDLLARCVPDLENASKYLIGGFKGEFALGNSIGQLFSADICTQTDKAKLDDGFRSYPSGHSAASAGGLLYLSLFLASKFAVTMPFVATGTSTSSHEVHAAFPSRAASAVEQFDDEASMPMAGKGANPTIKYNSSIQALRRQAAAPPIYLLVITVAPFCLAIFIAASRWFNFRHHGFDILFGFSIGIFTALFSFRYYHLPITIGAGWAWGPRSPDRAFWAGVGRLGYVGEKDVERGTMVSANFGTSTDVEASLAAPAGMSYRSPAQTGEPYQDVELSNLNGGHESGGRA from the exons ATGCGATCATATCAACAAATCACCCGATCCGGGCCCAACGCCAAAATGGGATTGCCCTCGATCCGACTCATTACGTCGTACATCTTCGACTGGATTATTCTCGTCGTCGTTACTGCCGCCGGCTACGTCTTGGGCCGAATTACACCCAACAAGCGGCCCTTTTCTCTGGTTGACCCAGACATCTC ATTTCCTTTTACGGTACACGAGACTGTGCCGGACTGGCtgctctttgtcttgagCAGTGGGGTCCCTGCTGTCGTTATCATCATTGTCTCCATCATATTTGTGCCAGGTGCAACGGTGCCCAAAAATACCCCTGCCTCATTAGTTTGGAAGCGTAAACTATGGGAACTTCACATTGGTCTACTGGGACTCCTCATGTCAGTTGgcgctggcttcttctttgtcagTGGCATCAAGAATATGTGCGGCAAGCCTCGACCTGATCTACTTGCACGATGCGTCCCGGATTTGGAAAACGCATCGAAATACCTGATTGGCGGCTTCAAGGGAGAATTCGCATTGGGCAACAGCATTGGCCAGCTCTTTTCGGCCGACATCTGCACGCAGACCGACAAGGCGAAGCTCGACGATGGCTTCCGAAGCTATCCCAGCGGCCACTCTGCGGCCTCCGCCGGCGGTCTCCTCTACCTCTCGCTGTTTCTCGCCAGCAAGTTTGCCGTGACGATGCCGTTTGTAGCTACGGGCACATCTACATCCAGCCATGAAGTGCATGCTGCTTTCCCTTCTCGTGCAGCATCTGCGGTTGAGCAGTTTGACGACGAGGCGTCCATGCCCATGGCTGGCAAAGGCGCGAATCCAACCATCAAGTATAATTCCAGCATTCAGGCGTTGCGTCGCcaggcagcagctcctcccaTCTATCTCCTTGTCATCACCGTGGCACCTTTTtgcctcgccatcttcatcgctgctTCTCGCTGGTTTAATTTCCGACACCATGGCTTCGACATTTTGTTTGGCTTTTCCATCGGTATCTTTACAGCCCTCTTCAGTTTTAGATATTATCATTTGCCCATCACCATTGGCGCTGGTTGGGCTTGGGGCCCCCGGAGCCCAGACAGGGCTTTCTGGGCTGGTGTCGGTCGTTTGGGCTATGTTGGCGAAAAAGATGTCGAGCGTGGCACGATGGTGTCTGCCAATTTTGGGACATCTACGGATGTCGAAGCTTCACTGGCAGCTCCTGCGGGGATGAGTTATCGATCTCCTGCCCAGACGGGTGAGCCATATCAGGATGTAGAGTTGAGCAACTTGAATGGGGGGCACGAGTCAGGGGGTCGAGCATGA
- a CDS encoding mitochondrial 54S ribosomal protein uL2m (EggNog:ENOG41~BUSCO:EOG092D23RQ), with amino-acid sequence MLKPRLSIAPAFGSRQLLSAFTNLSLRGYATKARAGSVAGGRATETPASSERQSSGSVMLRTYKPRTPGVRHLRRPINDHLWKGRPFLPLTIPKKGQGKGGRNVYGRITVRHRGGGAKRRIRTVDFIRWRPGPHLVERIEYDPGRSAHIALVTEQATGRKSYIIAADGLRAGDIVHSYRAGIPQDLLDSMGGVIDPGILAAKTAFRGNCLPMHMIPVGTTVFCVGSAAKRGAVFCRSAGTSATVVNKNEETKDDGTKIMTGKYVEVRLQSGEVRRVSKDACATIGVSSNIHHHYRQLGKAGRSRWLNIRPTVRGVAMNKVDHPHGGGRGKSKGNRHPVTPWGRPTKSGYKTRRTHNVNKWVVTPRPRNHGKRRDKRSSKE; translated from the exons ATGCTTAAGCCAAGACTATCCATTGCTCCGGCTTTTGGTAGCCGCCAGCTCCTCTCGGCCTTTACCAATCTGTCACTGAGGGGTTATGCTACAAAAGCCAGAGCTGGTTCCGTCGCTGGCGGGCGTGCCACTGAGACACCGGCCAGCAGTGAAAGGCAGTCTAGCGGATCTGTGATGCTGCGCACTTATAAGCCCAGGACGCCGGGTGTACGACATCTGCGACGACCGATAAACGATCACCTGTGGAAGGGACGGCCGTTTCTCCCTCTGACAATTCCGAAAAAGGGCCAGGGCAAGGGAGGACGAAACGTCTATGGTAGAATTACCGTAAGACACCGGGGAGGAGGTGCCAAGAGGAGGATACGAACTGTTGATTTCATACGATGGCGCCCTGGACCACACTTGGTAGAGCGAATCGAATACGACCCTGGACGCAGTGCTCACATTGCCCTGGTCACGGAGCAAGCTACGGGACGCAAGTCGTACATCATTGCCGCAGATGGACTGAGAGCCGGCGACATTGTACACAGTTATCGCGCTGGTATCCCTCAGGATCTGCTCGACAGCATGGGTGGTGTTATTGATCCGGGTATCCTTGCAGCCAAAACTGCTTTCCGAGGAAATTGCTTGCCGATGCACATGATTCCCGTTGGCACAACGGTATTTTGTGTCGGCTCAGCGGCAAAGAGAGGTGCCGTCTTCTGCAGGAGTGCGGGTACATCTGCCACAGTTGTAAACAAGAacgaagagacaaaagatgaCGGTACCAAGATTATGACTGGCAAGTATGTCGAGGTTCGGCTCCAGAGCGGCGAGGTCCGTCGGGTGAGCAAAGATGCATGTGCCACCATTGGAGTGTCTAGCAATATTCACCACCACTACCGCCAGCTGGGTAAGGCTGGTAGAAGCCGGTGGTTGAACATTCGGCCTACCGTTCGTGGTGTGGCGATGAACAAAG TTGATCACCCTCACGGTGGTGGCCGAGGAAAGTCAAAGGGTAATCGTCACCCCGTGACCCCTTGGGGCCGACCG ACCAAGAGCGGTTACAAGACTCGTCGCACGCACAACGTCAACAAGTGGGTTGTGACACCTCGGCCTCGCAACCACGGCAAGCGGAGAGACAAGAGGTCGTCAAAGGAGTAA